The following coding sequences lie in one Phalacrocorax aristotelis chromosome 4, bGulAri2.1, whole genome shotgun sequence genomic window:
- the EXOC1L gene encoding exocyst complex component 1-like, protein MSSLVKEDLAKRLFGPRRQRLHEFIEVEGSGAERCYLCAAVTKSEEVEIYMVKHLRVDREEKYEIVEKWFLRDLEMIDGKEADTDNPYFDMHFHKVYSLEAYSCASKYTFARTLNKLNEMYLKKDLKMVNFDDTYLSDDSIWSSNNRDCLVLMRICFYASNLLCLSLCPLS, encoded by the exons ATGTCCTCGCTGGTGAAGGAGGACCTGGCGAAGAGGCTGTTCGGCCCCCGTCGGCAGAGGCTGCACGAGTTCATCGAGGTGGAGGGTTCGGGCGCCGAGCGCTGCTACCTGTGCGCCGCAG tgacTAAAAGTGAAGAAGTAGAAATATATATGGTTAAACACTTGCGGGTGGATCGAGAGGAGAAATATGAAATAGTTGAAAAGTGGTTTTTGAGAGATCTGGAGATGATTGATGGAAAAGAAGCAGATACT GATAATCCATATTTTGATATGCACTTCCACAAAGTCTACAGTCTGGAAGCATATAGTTGTGCATCTAAATATACCTTTGCTCGAACGCTAAACAAACTGAACGAAATGTACCTTAAGAAGGACTTGAAGATGGTAAACTTTGATGACACCTACCTAAGTGATGATTCAATCTGGTCATCCAACAATAGGGATTGCTTAGTACTTATGAGGATATGCTTCTATGCTTCCAACCTTTTATGTCTCTCCCTGTGTCCTTTGTCCTAA